A window of Tautonia plasticadhaerens contains these coding sequences:
- a CDS encoding SGNH/GDSL hydrolase family protein, translating to MPLRLSLALALVVLLGPVSSAQQPEANRPEDPAYAQVEDEPGLPRVLLLGDSISIDYTLDVREALDGTANVHRPAENCGPTTRGLERLDDWLGDGPWDVIHANFGLHDLKFIDEQGENTSPDLGHPQVPLDRYEENLDRILSRLKDTGATVILATTTPVPPGEPQRTEGDEQCYNEVARRVAERHGVAVNDLHAFIAPKFEALAIRPGNVHFTDEGSDLLGNRVAEVIEEALGDRP from the coding sequence ATGCCCCTCCGCCTCTCCCTCGCCCTCGCCCTGGTCGTCCTCCTCGGCCCGGTCTCCTCGGCCCAGCAGCCGGAGGCGAACCGGCCTGAGGACCCCGCCTACGCCCAGGTCGAGGATGAGCCCGGCCTGCCCCGGGTGCTCCTGCTGGGGGACTCCATCTCGATCGACTACACCCTGGACGTCCGGGAGGCCCTCGACGGCACCGCCAACGTCCATCGCCCGGCCGAGAACTGCGGCCCGACGACCCGGGGCCTGGAGCGGCTCGACGACTGGCTCGGCGATGGGCCCTGGGACGTCATCCACGCCAACTTCGGCCTGCACGACCTGAAGTTCATCGACGAGCAGGGCGAGAACACCTCCCCCGACCTCGGCCATCCCCAGGTCCCACTCGACCGGTACGAGGAGAACCTCGACCGCATCCTCTCCCGCCTGAAGGACACCGGGGCCACGGTCATCCTCGCCACCACCACCCCCGTCCCCCCCGGCGAGCCCCAGCGCACGGAGGGGGACGAGCAGTGCTACAACGAGGTCGCCCGCCGGGTCGCCGAGCGTCATGGCGTGGCGGTCAACGACCTGCACGCCTTCATCGCCCCGAAGTTCGAGGCCCTCGCCATCCGCCCCGGCAACGTCCACTTCACCGACGAGGGCTCCGACCTGCTGGGCAACCGCGTGGCCGAGGTGATCGAGGAGGCGCTGGGGGATCGCCCCTGA
- a CDS encoding CHRD domain-containing protein codes for MNRIFIVTALAVALLGLAGGAAADPIVFVATLSGPNEEPPNASPGTGRAVVTLDLDTDFLRIEASFEGLTAGTTVAHIHAPTAEAFAGTVGVAVQPGTLTGFPSGVTSGVYDNTLDLGDSANYTAGFLNNFGGGTAEGAAAALAGYLASGQAYFNIHTSDFPAGEIRGFFSPVPEPSSLLLGAVGASGLVVLLARRRRARSA; via the coding sequence ATGAATCGCATCTTCATCGTAACGGCACTGGCGGTCGCCCTGCTCGGCCTCGCCGGGGGGGCGGCCGCGGACCCGATCGTCTTCGTGGCGACCCTGAGCGGCCCCAATGAGGAGCCGCCGAACGCCTCGCCGGGGACGGGCCGGGCGGTCGTGACGCTCGACCTCGACACCGACTTCCTCCGCATCGAGGCCTCGTTCGAGGGCCTGACCGCCGGGACGACCGTGGCCCACATCCATGCCCCGACGGCGGAGGCCTTCGCCGGCACCGTCGGCGTCGCCGTGCAGCCGGGGACCCTCACCGGCTTCCCCTCCGGCGTGACCAGCGGCGTGTACGACAACACCCTCGACCTGGGCGATTCGGCCAACTACACCGCCGGCTTCCTGAACAACTTCGGCGGCGGGACGGCGGAGGGCGCCGCGGCGGCCCTGGCCGGGTACCTGGCGAGCGGCCAGGCCTACTTCAACATCCACACCTCGGACTTCCCGGCCGGGGAGATCCGCGGGTTCTTCTCCCCGGTCCCCGAGCCGTCGAGCCTGCTCCTGGGGGCCGTCGGCGCCTCGGGTCTCGTCGTCCTGCTGGCCCGCCGCCGCCGGGCCCGATCGGCCTGA
- a CDS encoding PAC2 family protein: MADEIKLNKPWMVAVWPGMGHVAISAGYYLMAKLGMHLVAELQAEELFDVDHVEVKHGLIRTGRLPRSRFFAWVDPLGRHDLVVFIGEAQPPRGKHAFCSRLVDFAKDLGVERVFTFASMATQMHPSHDSRVFGAATDRASLDELTQLELTPLEDGHISGLNGVLLGVAAEAGLPGTCLLGEMPHIFAQLPFPKAALSVLEVFATIAAIQIDLTELSEQAADVEEKLGQLLSQVETAMEAPQAPGEEEGAFPAESSEEADEEGPSPDDRRRIDRLFDESARDRAKAYELKRELDRLGVYHEYEDRFLDLFKKSD; encoded by the coding sequence ATGGCCGACGAGATCAAGCTGAACAAGCCGTGGATGGTCGCCGTCTGGCCCGGGATGGGTCACGTGGCGATCAGCGCCGGCTACTACCTGATGGCCAAGCTGGGCATGCACCTGGTGGCCGAGCTCCAGGCCGAGGAGCTGTTCGACGTCGACCACGTGGAGGTCAAGCACGGCCTGATCCGCACCGGACGGCTGCCCCGGAGCCGGTTCTTCGCCTGGGTCGACCCCCTGGGCCGGCACGACCTGGTCGTCTTCATCGGCGAGGCCCAGCCCCCCCGGGGCAAGCACGCGTTCTGCTCCCGCCTGGTCGACTTCGCCAAGGACCTGGGCGTGGAGCGCGTCTTCACCTTCGCCTCGATGGCGACCCAGATGCACCCCTCGCACGACTCCCGGGTCTTCGGCGCCGCCACCGACCGGGCCTCGCTGGACGAGCTGACCCAGCTGGAGCTGACCCCGCTGGAGGACGGCCACATCAGCGGGCTCAACGGCGTCCTGCTCGGCGTGGCCGCCGAGGCCGGGCTGCCGGGCACCTGCCTGCTGGGGGAGATGCCGCACATCTTCGCCCAGCTGCCCTTCCCCAAGGCGGCGCTCTCGGTGCTGGAGGTCTTCGCCACCATCGCCGCCATCCAGATCGACCTGACGGAGCTGTCCGAGCAGGCCGCCGACGTGGAGGAGAAGCTCGGCCAGCTGCTCTCCCAGGTCGAGACCGCGATGGAGGCCCCGCAGGCGCCCGGGGAGGAGGAGGGGGCGTTCCCGGCCGAATCCTCCGAGGAGGCCGACGAGGAGGGCCCCTCCCCCGACGACCGGCGCCGGATCGACCGGCTCTTCGACGAGTCGGCCCGGGACCGCGCCAAGGCCTACGAGCTGAAGCGGGAGCTCGATCGCCTGGGCGTCTACCACGAGTACGAGGACCGCTTCCTCGACCTGTTCAAGAAGTCCGACTGA
- a CDS encoding O-methyltransferase — protein sequence MMTTMTATTRRASVIVPMLGAALLARTLSAQEPRPGPRGGPRPVDTPTPTATTLPRDDGEARILEAIEQARQGERYANVSEADGRLLRQLAEAINAQRVVELGTSTGESGLYFAMALRKTGGTLHTFDIDPDRLAVARENFRKAGVEDLIVIHEGDAHVEAPKLDDRPIDLLFIDAEKEGYDAYLRELLPLVRPGGLILAHNMRRPNPNPQYLDAITGDPALDTTFLLMEGAGMGMTLKKR from the coding sequence ATGATGACGACCATGACCGCGACGACGAGGCGTGCCTCGGTGATCGTGCCGATGCTCGGGGCCGCCCTCCTGGCCCGGACGCTCTCGGCCCAGGAACCCCGCCCCGGCCCCCGAGGAGGACCCCGGCCCGTGGACACCCCGACGCCGACCGCCACCACCCTGCCCCGGGACGACGGCGAGGCCCGCATCCTGGAGGCGATCGAGCAGGCCCGACAGGGCGAGCGCTACGCCAACGTCTCCGAGGCCGACGGCCGGCTGCTCCGCCAGCTCGCCGAGGCCATCAACGCGCAACGGGTCGTGGAGCTGGGCACCTCCACCGGGGAGTCCGGCCTCTACTTCGCGATGGCCCTCCGCAAGACCGGCGGCACCCTGCACACCTTCGACATCGACCCCGACCGCCTCGCCGTCGCCCGGGAGAATTTCCGCAAGGCCGGCGTCGAGGACCTCATCGTCATCCACGAGGGGGACGCCCACGTCGAGGCCCCGAAGCTCGACGACCGGCCGATCGACCTGCTGTTCATCGACGCCGAGAAGGAGGGCTATGACGCCTACCTCCGGGAGCTGCTCCCCCTGGTCCGCCCCGGCGGCCTGATCCTCGCCCACAACATGAGGAGGCCGAACCCCAACCCCCAGTACCTCGACGCCATCACCGGCGACCCGGCCCTCGATACGACCTTCCTGCTGATGGAAGGCGCCGGGATGGGGATGACGCTCAAGAAGCGGTGA
- a CDS encoding leucine-rich repeat domain-containing protein, with product MQGPAPARPRWRRLVPRLSVRMLLVLVLVIGGGLGWVVHSARVQREAVEAIRRAGGSVQYDWQVEAERAALKNGMGGMGGGFLVLPDAEPPWPRWLVDRLGVDFFGSVVEVDVIGGGSDALLAHIGRLDRLDHLRFLDSDVSPAGLSRLRTLSRLKWLDLGETNVTDAGLAHLRGLTALEGLGLDQTRIGDAGLAHLAEMSNLRHLDLSTTDVGDPGLVRLQGLTNLETLYLGDTRVTIEETESLARSHPCLDIRRFND from the coding sequence ATGCAAGGTCCGGCCCCGGCCCGCCCCCGATGGCGGAGGCTGGTCCCCCGACTGAGCGTGAGGATGCTCCTGGTCCTCGTCCTCGTGATCGGCGGGGGGCTCGGATGGGTCGTCCATTCGGCCCGGGTCCAGCGCGAGGCGGTGGAGGCGATCCGGAGGGCCGGGGGGAGCGTCCAATACGATTGGCAGGTGGAGGCCGAGCGCGCTGCCCTCAAGAACGGGATGGGGGGGATGGGGGGCGGCTTCCTCGTCCTGCCGGACGCGGAGCCGCCCTGGCCCCGGTGGCTGGTGGACCGCCTGGGGGTCGACTTCTTCGGCTCCGTCGTCGAGGTGGACGTCATCGGAGGCGGCTCCGATGCGTTGCTAGCCCACATCGGCCGGCTCGACCGGCTCGACCACCTGAGGTTCCTCGACTCGGACGTGAGCCCGGCCGGCCTGTCCCGGCTCCGGACGCTCTCCCGACTGAAATGGCTCGATCTCGGCGAGACCAACGTCACCGACGCCGGCCTGGCCCACCTCCGAGGGCTGACCGCCCTGGAAGGGCTCGGGCTCGACCAGACGCGTATCGGCGACGCCGGGCTCGCCCACCTGGCGGAGATGTCGAACCTTCGACACCTGGATCTCTCCACGACCGACGTGGGCGATCCGGGGTTGGTCCGCCTGCAAGGGCTGACCAACCTCGAAACCCTCTACCTCGGGGACACCCGGGTGACGATCGAGGAGACCGAGTCGCTGGCCCGGTCCCATCCCTGCCTGGACATCAGGCGGTTCAACGATTAG
- a CDS encoding ThuA domain-containing protein translates to MRIPLSPILAALIAAALPGAARGGPDDADSKKVVFVAGPRSHGYGEHEHRAGCLLLAEALEAGMPGFEAEVVSGGWPEDESVFDGADAIVIFSDGAGGHPAIPNREEVDAMMAEGVGLVCLHFAVEVPAGQPGDDFLDWLGGYFELGWSVNPHWTAEFSDLPEHPITRGVEPFALNDEWYYHMRFRPGMEGVTPILSAVPPESSLSRPDGDRSGNPEVRRAVAAGEPQHVAWAFDRPEGGRGFGFTGAHVHWNWGDDSFRTVVLNAIVWASQGEIPEGGVPSQTPSREELEANQDEPKPGA, encoded by the coding sequence ATGCGAATCCCCCTCTCCCCGATCCTCGCCGCCCTGATCGCAGCCGCCCTGCCCGGGGCGGCCCGGGGCGGGCCCGACGACGCCGACTCGAAGAAGGTCGTCTTCGTGGCCGGGCCCCGGAGCCACGGCTACGGCGAGCACGAGCACCGCGCCGGCTGCCTGCTGCTGGCCGAGGCCCTGGAGGCCGGGATGCCCGGCTTCGAGGCCGAGGTCGTCTCCGGGGGCTGGCCCGAGGACGAGTCCGTCTTCGACGGGGCCGACGCGATCGTCATCTTCTCCGACGGCGCCGGGGGCCACCCGGCCATCCCCAACCGGGAGGAGGTCGACGCGATGATGGCGGAGGGCGTCGGCCTGGTCTGCCTGCACTTCGCCGTGGAGGTCCCCGCCGGCCAGCCGGGAGACGACTTCCTCGACTGGCTCGGCGGCTACTTCGAGCTGGGATGGTCGGTCAACCCGCACTGGACGGCCGAGTTCTCCGACCTGCCCGAGCACCCGATCACCCGGGGGGTAGAGCCCTTCGCTCTGAACGACGAGTGGTATTACCACATGAGGTTCCGCCCCGGGATGGAGGGCGTGACACCGATCCTCAGCGCCGTCCCCCCCGAGTCCTCCCTCTCCCGCCCCGACGGCGACCGCAGCGGCAACCCCGAGGTCCGCCGGGCCGTCGCCGCCGGCGAGCCCCAGCACGTCGCCTGGGCCTTCGACCGCCCCGAGGGCGGCCGGGGCTTCGGCTTCACCGGCGCCCACGTCCACTGGAACTGGGGAGACGACTCCTTCCGCACGGTCGTGCTCAACGCCATCGTCTGGGCGTCGCAGGGCGAGATCCCCGAGGGCGGCGTCCCCAGCCAGACCCCCAGCCGAGAAGAGTTGGAGGCGAACCAGGACGAGCCGAAGCCGGGGGCCTGA
- a CDS encoding cytochrome-c peroxidase: MILAPAATGRADDGASAAVTLGDPSLTAGIPGEGPLSTDEIEAWLADEENHEVLDVLLPLGLSAGQGQIVGTFENPMTRAKIELGRQLYFDPRLSADRTISCATCHAPEFGFASDTRVGVGIRDQEGARNSPTASNRILSGPQFWDGRAASLEEQAVGPIANPIEMGNTHDVAADTIRKIPVYALQFGRIYPEDGVTIDTIGEALATFERAIVTGPSPYDYAEELAKFDRLDPAELEDLKEFEPGLYEQYQTLQAGAEVNPMSEEAKLGRELFFSQRVNCSACHVGPNLADELFHNLGVGMDGEEPDVGRFAVTGDPEDWGAFKTPTIRNVSQTAPYMHDGSLGTLEEVVEHYARGGIPNENLSDKIAKIDLTPEEKRALVAFMEACTGPLPEVESGRLPE, from the coding sequence ATGATCCTGGCACCGGCCGCGACCGGCCGGGCCGACGACGGCGCCTCGGCGGCCGTCACGCTGGGGGACCCGTCCTTGACCGCCGGGATCCCCGGCGAGGGGCCGCTCTCGACCGACGAGATCGAGGCCTGGCTGGCCGACGAGGAGAACCACGAGGTGCTCGACGTCCTGCTGCCGCTGGGCCTCTCGGCCGGGCAGGGTCAGATCGTCGGCACCTTCGAGAACCCGATGACCCGGGCCAAGATCGAGCTGGGCCGCCAGCTCTACTTCGACCCGAGGCTCTCGGCCGACCGGACGATCAGCTGCGCCACCTGCCACGCCCCGGAGTTCGGCTTCGCCTCCGACACGAGGGTCGGCGTCGGCATCCGCGACCAGGAGGGGGCCCGGAACTCGCCGACGGCCTCCAACCGGATCCTCTCCGGACCCCAGTTCTGGGACGGCCGGGCCGCCTCGCTGGAGGAGCAGGCCGTCGGGCCGATCGCCAACCCGATCGAGATGGGCAACACCCACGACGTCGCCGCCGACACCATCCGCAAGATCCCCGTCTACGCGTTGCAGTTCGGGCGGATCTACCCCGAGGACGGGGTGACGATCGACACCATCGGCGAGGCCCTCGCCACCTTCGAGCGGGCCATCGTCACCGGCCCCTCGCCCTACGACTACGCCGAGGAGCTGGCCAAGTTCGACCGGCTCGACCCGGCCGAGCTGGAGGACCTCAAGGAGTTCGAGCCGGGGCTCTATGAGCAGTACCAGACGCTCCAGGCCGGGGCCGAGGTTAACCCGATGAGCGAGGAGGCCAAGCTCGGCCGCGAGCTGTTCTTCAGCCAGCGGGTGAACTGCTCCGCCTGCCACGTCGGGCCGAACCTGGCGGACGAGCTGTTCCACAACCTCGGCGTCGGCATGGACGGCGAGGAGCCCGACGTCGGCCGGTTCGCCGTGACCGGCGACCCCGAGGACTGGGGGGCCTTCAAGACGCCGACGATCCGCAACGTCTCCCAGACCGCCCCCTACATGCACGACGGCAGCCTCGGGACGCTGGAGGAGGTCGTCGAGCACTACGCCAGGGGGGGCATCCCGAACGAGAACCTCAGCGACAAGATCGCGAAGATCGACCTGACGCCCGAGGAGAAGCGGGCCCTGGTCGCCTTCATGGAGGCCTGCACCGGCCCGCTGCCGGAGGTCGAATCGGGCCGCCTGCCCGAGTGA
- a CDS encoding YaiI/YqxD family protein — protein sequence MAIYVDADACPVKEEVYRVARRHGEKVFVVANAPLRVPPDDSIELVVVRGGFEVADDWIAEQVGPGDLVVTADIPLADRSLKAGARALGPKGYPFHEDSIGEALATRALLDQLRQAGQYGGGPSPFAKADRSRFLGKLDQFVVAIQKDRERAARRSSPGPDQGSPGGPT from the coding sequence ATGGCCATCTACGTCGACGCCGATGCCTGCCCGGTCAAGGAAGAGGTCTACCGGGTCGCCCGGCGCCACGGGGAGAAGGTCTTCGTGGTGGCCAATGCCCCGCTCCGGGTGCCGCCGGACGATTCGATCGAGCTGGTGGTGGTCCGGGGGGGCTTCGAGGTGGCCGACGACTGGATCGCCGAGCAGGTCGGCCCCGGGGACCTCGTCGTCACGGCCGACATCCCCCTGGCCGACCGCTCGTTGAAGGCCGGGGCCCGGGCCCTCGGCCCCAAGGGCTACCCCTTCCACGAGGACTCGATCGGCGAGGCCCTCGCCACCCGGGCCCTGCTCGACCAGCTCCGCCAGGCCGGCCAGTACGGCGGCGGGCCCTCCCCGTTCGCCAAGGCCGACCGCTCCCGGTTCCTCGGCAAGCTCGACCAGTTCGTGGTCGCCATCCAGAAGGATCGGGAGCGGGCCGCCCGGCGATCCTCGCCCGGCCCCGATCAGGGGAGCCCCGGGGGGCCCACGTAG
- a CDS encoding formylglycine-generating enzyme family protein, which translates to MRPELEERGLLFAVVALQLGLAGRQAIGQALDAWLVDRSRPLDRLLIDRGVLSSEDAGLVRAVLPLGSYPEDALPDRLRDPLARRLLDWYANDPDPGLHSAIGWLLRRRWGLGGAVDALNLQLASPGPAGGRGWYVTPHGLLTFVVVRGPVEFRMGSTLQTDPDRADDEAAHTRLIDRSFALASREVTAAEFAAFLRNHPELPEHRDPSTLREAPTGDCPAAAVSWYDAARFCNWASQLEGLPEDQWCYPEPVGPGMTLPDDHLDRLGYRLPTEAEWEYACRAGSAASRPFGGSDPRLEHYAWSITNADRQLHPVGSLKPNDLGVFDLLGNASEWCDAPYAEEFPPAEGDAVPDLLRPSPLSDDVGRVLRGGSFRDTAPDLRSASRTGDRPGYVCPGYGFRLARTLPFEP; encoded by the coding sequence ATGCGACCGGAACTCGAGGAGCGGGGCCTGCTGTTCGCCGTCGTCGCCCTCCAGCTCGGCCTCGCCGGCCGCCAGGCGATCGGGCAGGCGCTCGACGCCTGGCTCGTCGACCGGTCCCGGCCGCTGGACCGGCTCCTGATCGACCGGGGAGTCCTCTCCTCCGAGGATGCCGGGTTGGTCCGGGCCGTCCTCCCCCTCGGCTCCTACCCCGAGGACGCCCTGCCCGACCGCCTCCGAGATCCCCTGGCCCGTCGGCTGCTCGACTGGTACGCCAACGACCCGGATCCCGGCCTCCACTCGGCGATCGGGTGGCTGCTACGCCGCCGATGGGGGCTCGGCGGGGCGGTCGACGCCCTCAACCTCCAGCTCGCCTCCCCCGGGCCGGCCGGGGGCCGGGGCTGGTACGTCACCCCGCACGGCCTGCTCACCTTCGTGGTCGTTCGGGGCCCGGTCGAGTTCCGGATGGGCTCCACCCTGCAAACCGACCCCGACCGCGCCGACGACGAGGCGGCCCACACCCGGCTCATCGACCGGTCCTTCGCCCTCGCCTCCCGGGAGGTGACCGCCGCCGAGTTCGCCGCGTTCCTCCGCAACCACCCCGAGCTGCCCGAGCACCGGGACCCCTCCACGCTCCGGGAGGCCCCCACCGGGGACTGCCCCGCCGCCGCCGTCTCCTGGTACGACGCCGCCCGGTTCTGCAATTGGGCCAGCCAATTGGAAGGGCTCCCCGAGGACCAGTGGTGCTACCCCGAGCCCGTCGGGCCCGGCATGACCCTGCCCGACGACCACCTCGACCGGCTCGGCTACCGCCTGCCCACCGAGGCCGAGTGGGAGTACGCCTGCCGGGCCGGCTCCGCCGCCTCCCGCCCCTTCGGCGGCTCCGACCCGAGGCTCGAACACTACGCCTGGTCGATCACCAACGCCGATCGGCAGCTCCACCCGGTCGGCTCGCTCAAGCCCAACGACCTGGGGGTCTTCGACCTGCTCGGCAACGCCTCCGAGTGGTGCGACGCCCCCTACGCCGAGGAGTTCCCCCCGGCCGAGGGGGACGCCGTGCCCGACCTCCTCCGCCCCTCCCCCCTCTCCGACGACGTCGGCCGAGTCCTCCGGGGCGGCTCCTTCCGGGACACCGCGCCCGACCTCCGCTCCGCCTCCCGCACCGGGGACCGCCCCGGCTACGTCTGCCCCGGCTACGGCTTCCGGCTCGCCCGCACCCTGCCCTTCGAGCCCTGA
- a CDS encoding glycosyltransferase family 39 protein, whose product MSESRATKSESRATAIGLAAFSVAYFAYAATVASIRPFWYDEIITYTVGLQPGAAAVWDLLGRGPDASAPLHPMIILGLYGLLPRTELVTRLPAIAGIWVMMLCMFAYVARGCGTRAAWVALLFPMSTLALVYVAEGRPYGLLLGVSALALVCWQAIGRASTPAGRGLARLGLAASLAASVASHYFAVLVFIPIGLGELARGRERRRVDRGTWAATLLGLAPLLACLPLIRHARSFSTEDFWAAGASLADVPEYYRELLGPSLLPVLIALGLSPIAARWVRLGRWPAGPTPGEGPPPGEIAAAMGFAALPVFGIGLVQLGTEHAAFTVRYALPAVIGAGILASYVVAAIGKPAGLDRLLALLLAASFASRATADMADGPRGRGLEYVAGRVAAAGEPVVYCDFHRFSQLTFYGDDPFRSRVVSLLGYHPEAATGDRIERLFRPLYPPDRTPWMEEYEDFIAARRRFLVHPDRSDALLGRLLDDGAAVECIRVGEKPFYRVTLPGPGDPGRAAPAPSSRPVRGVRIRHPGPPETRGGPRR is encoded by the coding sequence ATGTCGGAGTCCCGAGCGACGAAATCGGAGTCCCGAGCGACGGCCATCGGCCTGGCGGCCTTCTCGGTCGCGTACTTCGCCTACGCGGCGACCGTCGCGTCGATCCGGCCGTTCTGGTACGACGAGATCATCACGTATACCGTCGGCTTGCAGCCGGGGGCGGCCGCCGTGTGGGACCTGCTCGGCCGGGGGCCCGACGCCAGCGCCCCGCTGCATCCGATGATCATCCTCGGCCTCTACGGGCTGCTGCCCCGGACCGAGCTGGTGACGAGGCTGCCGGCGATCGCCGGGATCTGGGTGATGATGCTCTGCATGTTCGCCTACGTCGCCCGGGGCTGCGGCACGAGGGCGGCGTGGGTCGCGCTGCTGTTCCCGATGTCGACGCTGGCCCTCGTCTACGTCGCCGAGGGCCGGCCGTACGGGCTGCTGCTGGGCGTCTCGGCCCTGGCGCTGGTCTGCTGGCAGGCGATCGGCCGGGCCTCGACCCCCGCCGGGAGGGGGCTGGCCCGGCTGGGGCTGGCCGCGAGCCTGGCGGCGTCGGTCGCCTCGCACTACTTCGCCGTGCTCGTGTTCATCCCGATCGGCCTCGGCGAGCTGGCCCGGGGCCGGGAGCGACGCCGGGTCGACCGGGGGACCTGGGCGGCGACGCTCCTCGGCCTGGCGCCGCTGCTCGCCTGCCTGCCCTTGATCCGGCACGCCCGGTCGTTCTCGACCGAGGACTTCTGGGCCGCGGGCGCCAGCCTGGCGGACGTGCCCGAGTATTATCGGGAGCTGCTGGGCCCCTCCTTGCTGCCGGTGCTGATCGCCCTCGGCCTGTCCCCGATCGCCGCCCGCTGGGTGCGGCTCGGACGATGGCCGGCCGGCCCGACGCCCGGGGAGGGGCCCCCGCCCGGCGAAATCGCGGCCGCGATGGGCTTCGCGGCCCTCCCCGTCTTCGGGATCGGCCTCGTCCAGCTCGGCACCGAGCACGCGGCCTTCACCGTGAGGTACGCGCTGCCGGCGGTGATCGGGGCGGGGATCCTCGCCTCGTATGTCGTCGCGGCGATCGGGAAGCCGGCCGGCCTGGATCGGCTCCTGGCCCTCCTCCTGGCCGCCTCGTTCGCCAGCCGGGCGACCGCCGACATGGCCGACGGGCCCAGGGGCCGGGGCCTGGAGTACGTCGCCGGTCGGGTGGCGGCCGCGGGGGAGCCGGTCGTCTACTGCGACTTCCATCGCTTCAGCCAGCTCACCTTCTATGGGGACGATCCCTTCCGTTCCCGGGTCGTCTCCCTGCTCGGCTACCACCCCGAGGCCGCGACCGGCGACCGGATCGAGCGGCTCTTCCGGCCGCTGTACCCGCCCGACCGGACGCCCTGGATGGAGGAGTACGAGGACTTCATCGCGGCCCGGCGCCGCTTCCTGGTCCACCCGGACCGATCGGACGCGCTGCTGGGCCGGCTGCTCGACGACGGGGCCGCCGTGGAGTGCATCCGAGTCGGCGAGAAGCCGTTCTACCGGGTCACGCTCCCGGGCCCGGGGGACCCGGGCCGGGCCGCCCCGGCCCCCTCCTCGCGGCCGGTGCGAGGCGTCCGGATCCGCCACCCGGGGCCGCCGGAGACGCGCGGCGGGCCCCGTCGCTGA
- a CDS encoding BrnT family toxin, whose translation MDFEWDEAKAGSNERKHGVSFTEAMTAFADPLSVTAFDPDHAVDEDRFLTMGMSLDGRLLLVSHADRGNLIRIISAREATRRERRDYEDGTFP comes from the coding sequence ATGGACTTCGAATGGGACGAGGCCAAGGCCGGCTCGAACGAGCGGAAACATGGCGTCTCCTTCACCGAGGCCATGACCGCATTCGCCGACCCGCTCTCGGTCACGGCGTTCGATCCCGACCATGCCGTCGATGAGGACCGATTCCTGACGATGGGGATGTCGCTCGACGGACGTCTCCTGCTCGTCTCGCATGCCGATCGCGGCAATCTGATCCGCATCATCAGTGCCCGGGAAGCGACCCGGCGCGAGCGGAGGGATTACGAGGATGGCACCTTCCCCTGA
- a CDS encoding DUF1559 domain-containing protein: MRTPVLPPSRPRRAFTLIELLVVIAIIGVLVALIMPAVQSAREAANRTQCKNNLKQLGLAAQEYHDSFSSFPSGWYCDEANDPNCVLQAASPYMWNGMTGLFMKLEAGNLYDEINFDHSPYALDNRTAIRRTLSTYVCPSHRPAEQIDLTQIDSAGNSTTLKIGPSDYRGNMASGQIFDCTDVNDPDCFHYDNGITFRNSRINISGITDGTSNTLLIGESLIGTWPDATNCCVRTTAQRRFNKPNTIQGRRIPYWESMHPGLVNYAKADGSVSSIKEGIKMDVLIALMTRGGGETISADDYE, translated from the coding sequence ATGCGAACGCCCGTGCTGCCCCCGTCCCGACCGCGTCGCGCGTTCACCTTGATCGAGTTGCTGGTCGTCATCGCCATCATCGGCGTACTCGTCGCCTTGATCATGCCGGCGGTCCAGTCGGCCCGGGAGGCCGCCAACCGGACACAGTGCAAGAATAACCTGAAGCAGCTCGGTTTAGCGGCCCAGGAGTACCACGACTCCTTCTCCAGCTTCCCCTCCGGCTGGTACTGCGACGAGGCGAACGACCCCAACTGCGTCCTCCAGGCGGCCAGCCCCTACATGTGGAACGGCATGACCGGCCTGTTCATGAAGCTGGAGGCCGGCAACCTCTACGACGAGATCAACTTCGACCACTCCCCCTACGCCCTGGACAACCGCACGGCGATCCGGCGTACCCTGTCCACCTACGTCTGCCCCTCGCACCGCCCGGCCGAGCAGATCGACCTGACCCAGATCGACTCCGCCGGCAATTCCACCACCCTGAAGATCGGCCCCTCCGACTACCGGGGCAACATGGCCTCCGGACAGATCTTCGACTGCACCGACGTCAACGACCCGGACTGCTTCCACTACGACAACGGCATCACCTTCCGCAACTCCCGGATCAACATCTCCGGGATCACCGACGGCACCTCGAACACCCTGCTCATCGGCGAGAGCCTCATCGGCACCTGGCCCGACGCCACCAACTGCTGCGTCCGGACCACCGCCCAGCGCCGGTTCAACAAGCCCAACACCATCCAGGGCCGTCGCATCCCCTACTGGGAGAGCATGCACCCCGGCCTCGTCAACTACGCCAAGGCCGACGGCAGCGTCAGCTCCATCAAGGAAGGGATCAAGATGGACGTCCTCATCGCCCTGATGACCCGGGGCGGCGGCGAGACCATCTCGGCCGACGACTACGAGTGA